A genomic segment from Lineus longissimus chromosome 15, tnLinLong1.2, whole genome shotgun sequence encodes:
- the LOC135499362 gene encoding uncharacterized protein LOC135499362 — MASEHRSVKGRSSTRSGSHRSNVSMAQMRAAANCAVYEVEASLLAERQALAKKELEMVQQREELELKAKLAHARAKERACSMVHSSRTSPTNEKVGVSGNESQDKPKRDPGQVGLIPDPRLNPRQPAFHPGQVHGNISNYQSTPTPMAPESVTTNFLRPTPFQGNNEVSTCIQATEVPVSHVSALPDALMEVLHQGQQQQRLLLNTLQLPKVDLMTFDGDPLRYWLFIRAFENSVDRDLIDDSVKLSRLLRYCTGKARQVIECCAVKDPTEGYKLARKLLKDRFGSDFVVSQAWVNRIVNRRQAKGPEAIRDLADDLKNCVETLTAMKQLDRLNDSYLVQIVERLPQYLQNRWKRVVQKIRKTKDDRPSQGNPGIKDLLQLISEAAEEENDPVFGKCGAKESKTESNHKSNNKQRPGHGSTFSIQTDTGYQGSSGDKPRVPKCLVCKEAHHVTACEIFKKMTQNERWVTVRDNKVCKNCLKGPHFASNCRNPPACKVSGCGKKHNTLLHLDGAPAPKSRADGHDVQEKKADVKPQPARSNATVLSTGAGINRIASPIIPVKVKGIGGNEEVITYAMLDNCSTATLCTESLATKLGLKGKTAITELTTIERKDSRFETTIYGLEVADLDGKEVITLPHVFSKSNLNVRPNDIKPSDLNDWPHLQGLDILTVDTDKVDLLIGQDVPEALVPLEVKSHDDDPRRVPYAVRTALGWTLNGPFGENGRTDERHSCHFINNDTSLQQQVERFWKLDNLGDGTGLSMDDRKVVDLWDRTAVLQDGHYTLPIPFKQRPPNLPDNYSMAKKRLESLGRRFQKDATLHERYNTEFKTLLEEGYAELVPDEEISRKDGMVWYLPHHPVLNPKKPEKTRIVFDCAAKHRGTSLNENVLQGPDLTNKLIGVLLRFRQEKVGFTSDVRAMFNQVRVEKDHRDVLRFLYFDEGDITKAPRIYRMRTHIFGGVWSPSAANYALKKTAADNASDFPPETAETVNRSMYVDDVLGSNVNDPEAIVLATSLREMLKRGGMDVIKWASNSRVLLKAIPNSDLAMGMKDLDLDSDGLPTERALGMVWDVEQDTFRPCITTQDRPMTRRGVLSILSSVYDPLGLVSPFVLKARTIFQDLCREKLGWDDGMSQHQQQQWNRWLEDLPKLENFSVPRCLRSEDLDTVVHNQLHHFSDASEGGFGATSYLRQEDIYGRVHCAQVMTKARLTPLKTTTIPRLELTAAVEAVKLDKLLRSELEIPLCESVFWTDSMIVLYYIRNETKRYQTFVANRVAKIHESTVPTQWRHVPTDQNPADDVSRGMTADELIGSGNDRWRNGPEFLKQQETQWPKEPIVIETEGMIEVKPEVKVYATNPTQDGGQQAISTMINHYSCWYRLKKGIAWMLRLKKVLHQKVRNKDIPGQVAMTPPRRGLTVDELLEAEQEVLKFVQKKAFGDIQANFKTCKLKKLNPVLDSDGILRVGGRLENSNLPDETKHQIILPKKHHVVDLIVRYYHNLTGHSGSERVLTEVRQKFWIIKGRLAVRRNNTKCLHCRKRNVKPMIQQMADLPSDRVASPRAAFCHVGLDYFGPFQVKRGRSMVKRYGCIFTCLTTRAIHIEVAENLTTDSFINALQRFVSRRGMPIRIRSDNGTNFVGAQKELKKAIREWNLSRIEEYMRQREITWVFNPPAASHMGGVWERQIRSVRKVLDGIIKQQNLTDDTLHTMMCLVEAIINGRPLTKLSDDPDDLQPITPNHLLLLRPGTCQPPGLFDEADLYRRKWKQVQYLADLFWRRWTKEYLTALQERQKWCHASQNLKPDDLVLIVDDNAHRNSWLLGRVIETYPGKDNLVRSAKIKTHHNELTRPVTKLCLLESSVDI; from the coding sequence ATGGCTTCTGAGCACAGGTCTGTCAAAGGTCGTAGCAGCACCCGAAGCGGCAGCCACAGGTCCAATGTTTCCATGGCCCAGATGCGGGCAGCAGCCAATTGTGCCGTTTATGAAGTAGAGGCGTCACTACTGGCTGAGAGACAAGCTCTTGCCAAGAAGGAGCTCGAGATGGTACAACAGCGGGAAGAGCTTGAGCTGAAGGCAAAATTGGCGCATGCTCGGGCCAAGGAAAGGGCATGTTCCATGGTTCACTCAAGTAGAACGTCACCTACTAATGAGAAGGTGGGCGTTTCCGGGAATGAGTCACAGGACAAGCCAAAGCGTGACCCCGgacaagtaggcctaattcccGACCCTAGATTGAATCCCAGGCAACCTGCGTTTCATCCCGGCCAAGTTCATGGCAACATCTCCAATTACCAGTCGACCCCGACCCCGATGGCTCCAGAAAGTGTCACCACCAATTTCCTTAGACCTACTCCATTTCAAGGAAACAAtgaagtaagtacatgtatccaGGCAACGGAGGTACCAGTAAGTCACGTGAGTGCACTTCCGGATGCACTTATGGAGGTTTTGCATCAAGGGCAGCAGCAGCAAAGGTTGTTATTGAATACACTGCAGTTGCCTAAGGTTGACCTGATGACCTTCGATGGGGATCCTCTCAGGTATTGGTTGTTTATAAGAGCGTTTGAGAACTCTGTTGACCGTGACCTCATTGATGATAGTGTCAAGCTAAGTAGGCTTCTCCGTTACTGTACTGGAAAGGCAAGGCAGGTAATTGAGTGTTGTGCAGTTAAGGACCCTACAGAGGGTTACAAGCTTGCCAGGAAACTTTTAAAGGACCGGTTTGGCAGTGATTTTGTGGTGAGTCAGGCCTGGGTTAACCGGATTGTCAACAGAAGGCAAGCCAAGGGTCCAGAAGCGATAAGAGATCTAGCTGATGACCTGAAAAACTGTGTTGAAACTTTGACTGCAATGAAACAGCTGGATCGCTTAAACGATTCGTACTTGGTGCAGATCGTTGAGAGGTTGCCACAGTATCTTCAGAATAGATGGAAAAGAGTGGTCCAGAAGATACGGAAAACCAAGGATGATAGGCCTAGTCAAGGAAACCCAGGCATTAAGGACCTTCTGCAGCTTATTTCTGAAGCCGCAGAGGAAGAAAATGATCCTGTGTTTGGTAAGTGTGGTGCTAAGGAATCCAAGACAGAATCCAACCACAAGTCGAACAACAAGCAAAGACCTGGTCATGGGTCAACGTTCAGTATCCAGACGGATACAGGTTACCAAGGTTCAAGTGGTGATAAGCCCAGGGTACCCAAATGCCTGGTATGCAAAGAGGCGCATCATGTGACGGCCTGTGAAATATTCAAGAAGATGACGCAAAATGAGAGATGGGTAACTGTGAGAGACAACAAGGTCTGCAAGAATTGTTTGAAAGGACCGCATTTTGCATCAAATTGTCGTAATCCTCCTGCATGTAAAGTTTCTGGCTGTGGGAAGAAACACAACACGCTCCTTCATTTGGATGGCGCTCCTGCACCCAAGTCTCGTGCAGACGGGCACGATGTTCAGGAGAAGAAGGCCGATGTCAAGCCGCAACCTGCAAGGTCCAATGCCACAGTTTTGTCCACTGGGGCCGGTATCAACCGTATTGCCTCGCCAATCATTCCGGTAAAGGTCAAGGGTATCGGAGGGAATGAAGAAGTCATAACCTATGCGATGTTGGACAACTGTTCTACGGCAACACTATGCACGGAAAGTCTGGCGACCAAACTTGGACTAAAGGGAAAAACGGCAATTACAGAATTGACAACAATAGAGAGGAAAGACAGTCGATTTGAGACCACGATTTATGGATTGGAAGTGGCTGACCTCGATGGTAAGGAGGTTATTACTCTTCCTCATGTTTTCTCCAAGTCTAATCTCAACGTTAGGCCTAATGACATAAAACCGTCCGACTTAAATGACTGGCCTCATTTACAAGGACTTGATATTCTGACGGTAGACACTGACAAGGTAGACCTACTTATAGGACAGGACGTGCCGGAGGCTTTGGTCCCGCTGGAGGTCAAGAGTCACGATGACGATCCCCGAAGAGTACCGTACGCTGTAAGGACAGCCCTGGGATGGACCCTAAATGGACCATTTGGAGAGAATGGAAGGACTGATGAGCGGCACAGCTGTCACTTTATCAACAATGACACTAGTCTACAGCAGCAGGTCGAGCGATTTTGGAAGCTCGACAATCTAGGTGATGGAACTGGTCTATCCATGGATGATAGAAAGGTGGTTGACCTTTGGGATAGGACAGCCGTGTTACAGGATGGACATTATACTTTGCCCATACCATTCAAACAAAGGCCTCCAAATTTACCGGACAATTACAGTATGGCGAAGAAAAGGTTGGAAAGCCTAGGAAGAAGGTTTCAGAAAGATGCTACCCTACATGAGAGGTACAACACTGAGTTCAAGACCCTGCTGGAAGAAGGTTATGCAGAATTGGTGCCTGATGAAGAAATAAGCAGAAAGGACGGAATGGTCTGGTACCTCCCTCACCATCCCGTACTGAACCCAAAGAAGCCAGAGAAAACCAGAATTGTGTTTGACTGTGCTGCGAAACACAGAGGAACCTCACTGAATGAAAATGTGCTCCAAGGTCCTGACTTGACCAATAAGTTGATTGGAGTACTGTTGCGGTTCCGCCAGGAGAAGGTAGGGTTCACGTCAGATGTGCGGGCAATGTTTAATCAGGTCAGGGTTGAAAAGGATCATAGGGATGTGCTCCGCTTCCTGTATTTCGACGAGGGTGATATAACGAAGGCTCCAAGGATTTATAGAATGCGAACACATATCTTTGGTGGGGTTTGGAGCCCCAGTGCTGCAAACTATGCATTGAAGAAGACTGCAGCTGACAATGCTTCAGACTTCCCTCCTGAGACAGCTGAAACCGTAAATAGGTCAATGTATGTAGATGATGTCCTTGGAAGTAATGTAAATGACCCTGAGGCTATTGTACTGGCAACCAGTCTTCGAGAAATGCTCAAGAGAGGAGGAATGGATGTCATCAAATGGGCCAGTAACAGCCGGGTTCTCTTGAAAGCCATTCCAAATTCTGACTTGGCCATGGGGATGAAGGACCTAGATTTAGACAGCGATGGTCTGCCCACTGAACGAGCTTTGGGAATGGTTTGGGATGTAGAACAGGATACCTTCAGACCGTGTATTACCACACAAGATCGCCCCATGACAAGACGAGGAGTGCTTAGCATCCTGAGTTCTGTTTATGACCCTCTAGGATTGGTTAGTCCATTCGTGTTGAAAGCGAGGACTATATTCCAGGATCTGTGCAGGGAAAAGTTAGGGTGGGATGATGGAATGTCCCAACATCAACAGCAGCAGTGGAACAGGTGGCTTGAAGATTTACCAAAGCTTGAAAATTTCTCTGTGCCACGATGTCTGCGTTCAGAAGATCTGGACACTGTAGTACATAACCAGCTGCACCATTTTTCAGATGCATCTGAAGGAGGGTTTGGCGCGACAAGCTACCTCAGACAAGAGGACATATATGGACGTGTCCATTGCGCACAAGTAATGACCAAGGCAAGGTTAACCCCATTAAAGACCACCACCATCCCAAGGCTGGAACTTACGGCTGCTGTCGAAGCAGTGAAACTAGACAAACTTCTGCGTAGCGAGCTCGAGATCCCTCTCTGCGAGTCCGTCTTTTGGACAGACAGCATGATTGTACTTTATTACATAAGGAATGAGACAAAGAGATACCAGACCTTCGTGGCAAACAGGGTGGCTAAAATCCACGAGAGCACAGTGCCTACTCAGTGGAGGCATGTACCCACAGATCAGAATCCGGCAGATGATGTATCACGGGGTATGACAGCCGATGAATTGATTGGAAGCGGAAATGATCGGTGGAGAAACGGACCAGAATTCTTGAAACAGCAGGAGACGCAATGGCCTAAAGAGCCCATTGTTATTGAGACTGAAGGAATGATTGAGGTCAAACCGGAGGTGAAGGTTTATGCAACGAACCCGACTCAGGATGGAGGACAACAGGCAATCAGCACGATGATAAATCACTATTCCTGTTGGTATAGGCTCAAGAAAGGGATTGCATGGATGCTGCGACTGAAGAAGGTGCTACACCAGAAGGTCAGGAATAAGGACATTCCCGGACAAGTTGCCATGACCCCTCCAAGACGTGGCCTCACTGTAGATGAACTTTTGGAAGCTGAGCAGGAGGTGCTGAAATTCGTGCAGAAGAAGGCATTTGGTGACATTCAGGCAAACTTCAAGACCTGCAAGCTAAAGAAGCTGAACCCAGTGCTGGACAGCGATGGGATCCTGCGTGTGGGTGGTCGATTGGAAAACTCCAACCTTCCTGATGAAACCAAGCACCAGATCATATTGCCGAAGAAACACCATGTGGTGGACTTGATAGTTCGTTACTATCATAATTTGACGGGCCACTCGGGATCGGAAAGGGTACTGACGGAAGTCCGTCAGAAATTTTGGATAATCAAGGGAAGGCTGGCCGTAAGAAGGAACAACACAAAATGTCTGCACTGTCGCAAAAGAAATGTGAAACCAATGATTCAACAAATGGCAGACTTGCCAAGTGACCGTGTTGCTTCCCCTAGAGCCGCCTTTTGTCATGTTGGGTTGGACTACTTCGGCCCATTTCAAGTTAAACGAGGCCGCAGCATGGTGAAGCGGTATGGCTGCATATTTACCTGCCTCACGACCCGGGCCATACACATTGAGGTGGCAGAGAATCTTACAACTGATTCGTTCATCAATGCCCTGCAGAGATTCGTTAGTAGGCGAGGGATGCCGATCAGGATCCGATCCGATAATGGCACAAACTTTGTGGGTGCTCAGAAAGAGTTAAAGAAAGCAATACGGGAATGGAATCTCAGCCGTATTGAGGAGTACATGCGCCAACGAGAAATCACATGGGTTTTCAATCCCCCTGCAGCATCCCATATGGGGGGTGTATGGGAGAGGCAAATCAGGTCTGTAAGGAAAGTGCTAGATGGCATAATAAAGCAGCAGAACCTGACAGACGATACTCTTCACACAATGATGTGTCTAGTCGAAGCCATAATAAATGGAAGACCCCTGACGAAGCTGTCAGATGACCCAGATGACTTACAACCCATCACACCAAACCATTTGCTGCTCCTGCGCCCCGGAACCTGTCAACCTCCTGGACTGTTTGATGAGGCCGATCTGTACAGAAGGAAATGGAAGCAAGTACAGTATCTTGCTGATTTGTTTTGGCGTAGGTGGACCAAGGAGTATCTGACTGCACTGCAAGAGCGCCAGAAGTGGTGTCACGCAAGTCAAAACCTGAAGCCAGATGACCTGGTTCTGATTGTAGATGACAATGCTCACAGGAATTCCTGGTTGTTGGGACGAGTAATTGAGACGTATCCTGGTAAGGACAACCTGGTAAGGTCAGCCAAGATCAAAACACATCACAATGAGCTGACACGACCTGTCACGAAGCTATGTTTACTTGAGTCGTCTGTTGATATCTAA